One segment of Nostoc flagelliforme CCNUN1 DNA contains the following:
- a CDS encoding ERF family protein, producing the protein MQELIKALIKAKAEFNPIQKDGTNPHYKRKYATLDAVLDAVTPALGKHGLVIIQTTEIFEGKTVLRTHIFHESGESITSTYPLPEISDSQKLGAALTYARRYAVCAILSVTADEDEDAEGATIPKKTEQPHNNIRPRKDNQHLLVQPPKQAVTPPSINPKDLRVKEVRTLLNYPLDLVKEWLHSRNVTSPSELDSIGIDELVKTMCLAWAGNKFGHPNHATNSYQKHVIDAVLRGVSEMEAIQAWMEGALAQLPELN; encoded by the coding sequence ATGCAAGAACTAATCAAAGCTTTAATCAAGGCAAAGGCAGAGTTTAATCCGATTCAAAAAGACGGTACTAATCCTCACTATAAACGTAAATATGCAACCCTAGACGCTGTATTGGATGCTGTCACTCCTGCACTTGGCAAACATGGATTAGTAATAATTCAAACTACTGAAATCTTTGAAGGTAAAACCGTGCTGCGGACTCATATTTTTCATGAATCTGGGGAGAGTATCACCAGCACCTATCCCCTACCTGAGATTAGTGATTCCCAGAAATTGGGTGCAGCTTTGACCTACGCCCGTCGTTATGCTGTTTGTGCAATTTTATCGGTCACGGCAGATGAAGATGAGGATGCTGAAGGCGCAACTATTCCTAAAAAGACTGAACAACCGCACAATAATATTAGACCCCGCAAAGACAATCAACATCTCTTGGTTCAGCCACCAAAACAAGCTGTAACTCCACCCTCAATCAACCCAAAAGATTTGCGAGTCAAAGAAGTTCGCACACTTTTAAATTATCCACTCGATTTAGTCAAAGAGTGGTTGCATTCTCGAAATGTTACGAGTCCGAGTGAGCTTGATTCTATTGGGATTGATGAACTAGTGAAAACCATGTGTTTGGCTTGGGCTGGTAATAAGTTCGGACATCCAAATCATGCTACTAACTCTTATCAGAAACACGTAATCGATGCTGTATTACGAGGTGTTTCTGAGATGGAAGCAATTCAAGCATGGATGGAAGGAGCGCTTGCACAATTGCCCGAACTGAATTGA
- a CDS encoding FtsK/SpoIIIE domain-containing protein, with translation MFLPWLKIGGSGLTAVVLVLTASPKDIKLFTPANVVAITLASYAGLELRKLQKHYEDKEREEDMLAAMKDTQATEQLQYLSSASERKRLNVDADKETERQLKLLQQTAPLFSEVLAVTGQNGAVSRMALGMIQNGESLGNVLLATSEAEMQLEQAKLQAQIHHRQLELQTQQVLKSANTQEVTVTNSIKGVSDVAPQSPKIEGLTKAAKVVGLQTQCLRVDKAPSYERLIFSVKTEDFNSLSKLKAATKLSLGISEKSDLPFYIYAPEQIAVEIPLLPEDRTYYDFPQRQWQSGERLIVLGQSLDGEVVINLASEDTPQLLCVGTTGSGKSNLFRAIAYCLLMQGARVDICGGKVSDYEDFAERFPSISLNDMGKTFEYVGEYFLECDRRNKMTKAELAQESAWLLEIDEYKGTVPLDDNLRKTYDQQLCEVARRGRGLKIHVAIGLQRGSKRSKDDPQALPPDLRDNLPCRIAFRCVDATSGRMILMRRGEAVTSLQGRGDGIVQSGLLDRRFQAYRFETIP, from the coding sequence ATGTTTCTTCCTTGGTTAAAAATTGGTGGCAGTGGGTTAACTGCTGTAGTGTTGGTCTTAACGGCCAGTCCCAAAGACATAAAACTGTTTACACCTGCCAATGTCGTTGCAATTACTTTGGCAAGTTATGCGGGTCTGGAATTACGAAAGTTACAAAAACATTATGAGGACAAAGAACGAGAAGAAGATATGCTTGCTGCTATGAAGGATACTCAGGCTACTGAGCAGTTGCAGTATCTTTCATCAGCCTCCGAGCGCAAACGCTTAAATGTAGATGCAGACAAGGAGACAGAAAGGCAACTGAAATTATTACAACAAACAGCACCTCTGTTCAGTGAAGTGTTAGCGGTAACTGGACAGAATGGAGCAGTCAGTCGTATGGCTTTGGGGATGATTCAAAATGGTGAAAGCCTGGGCAATGTACTGCTGGCGACATCAGAAGCAGAAATGCAACTAGAACAAGCGAAACTACAAGCCCAAATTCATCACCGACAGTTGGAATTGCAGACGCAGCAAGTGCTTAAAAGTGCTAATACCCAAGAGGTGACTGTAACGAATAGCATCAAAGGAGTATCCGACGTTGCACCCCAATCACCCAAGATTGAGGGATTAACAAAAGCGGCGAAAGTTGTGGGACTTCAAACCCAATGCCTACGAGTTGACAAAGCACCAAGCTATGAAAGGTTGATTTTTTCCGTAAAAACTGAGGATTTCAATTCACTATCCAAGTTAAAAGCAGCAACTAAACTCTCCTTGGGGATAAGTGAGAAAAGTGATTTACCTTTCTATATTTATGCCCCGGAACAAATAGCGGTAGAAATTCCTCTTTTACCAGAAGACCGCACTTACTACGACTTTCCCCAAAGGCAGTGGCAGAGCGGAGAACGCCTAATTGTTTTAGGTCAGTCCTTAGACGGGGAAGTGGTGATTAACTTGGCCAGTGAGGACACTCCTCAGCTGCTTTGTGTAGGTACAACTGGCTCAGGTAAGTCAAACCTGTTTCGGGCGATTGCCTACTGTCTGTTAATGCAGGGTGCGCGGGTGGATATTTGCGGTGGCAAGGTCAGCGATTACGAAGATTTTGCAGAGCGTTTTCCGAGCATTAGTCTCAATGATATGGGGAAAACATTTGAGTATGTGGGTGAGTACTTCCTAGAGTGCGATCGCCGCAACAAAATGACCAAGGCGGAATTAGCGCAAGAATCAGCCTGGCTTTTGGAGATTGACGAATACAAAGGGACTGTGCCACTGGACGATAATCTACGCAAAACCTACGATCAACAATTGTGTGAGGTGGCCCGTCGGGGACGTGGGTTAAAAATTCATGTAGCTATTGGATTACAAAGAGGATCGAAACGTAGTAAGGATGACCCACAAGCATTGCCCCCAGACTTACGTGACAACTTACCTTGTCGGATTGCGTTTCGTTGTGTCGATGCTACCAGTGGTCGGATGATCCTGATGCGTCGGGGTGAAGCGGTTACTTCATTGCAGGGACGCGGCGATGGGATTGTGCAGTCTGGTTTGTTGGATAGACGATTTCAAGCTTATCGTTTTGAAACAATTCCCTAG
- a CDS encoding BRO-N domain-containing protein: MSNLSIFVFESQEVRFVGTAEKLEWVAADIVAILYPQADSRNYSNYLGKVPATWKDHKPIMTPGGKQKMATLYEPGLYYLIGRSDSPIAVPFQQWLYEDVLPSIRRTGKYEIPKLDQQQNNKPTLDELVNFAQKVLAPTRLSPELQTITVVRGVQALYPEIAPLAKELVGAIGEVIATSDRHLSPTAIGELYAERNGLPKPVKPQRVNRVLEAAGLQTKEVEIKTDSTGKQSHKNIWYLTEAGKRWGTVTRDKARTHDKIVEHVRWLPDVLDVIDLSVQV, from the coding sequence ATGTCTAACTTATCAATTTTTGTCTTTGAGTCTCAAGAAGTTCGCTTCGTCGGTACAGCAGAAAAATTAGAGTGGGTAGCTGCTGATATTGTTGCTATTTTATATCCACAAGCAGACTCACGTAATTATTCCAACTATCTGGGTAAAGTTCCTGCAACATGGAAGGATCATAAACCAATTATGACCCCTGGCGGAAAGCAGAAAATGGCAACGCTTTACGAACCAGGACTGTATTATTTAATTGGTCGTTCCGATAGTCCTATTGCTGTGCCGTTCCAGCAATGGTTGTATGAAGATGTCCTCCCATCTATCCGCCGCACCGGGAAATACGAAATACCCAAGCTCGATCAACAGCAGAACAACAAACCCACCCTTGACGAACTTGTGAATTTTGCACAGAAAGTTCTTGCTCCTACAAGGCTAAGTCCAGAACTCCAAACCATCACTGTTGTCCGAGGAGTACAAGCCCTGTATCCAGAAATTGCCCCTCTTGCTAAAGAACTGGTTGGAGCCATTGGGGAAGTTATTGCCACGAGCGATCGCCATTTATCGCCCACGGCTATTGGCGAATTGTACGCCGAACGCAACGGGCTACCCAAGCCTGTTAAACCCCAAAGAGTTAACCGTGTTTTGGAAGCTGCTGGCTTGCAGACCAAGGAAGTTGAAATTAAAACCGATTCTACTGGTAAACAAAGCCACAAAAATATCTGGTATCTTACTGAAGCTGGTAAACGATGGGGAACTGTGACGCGGGATAAAGCCCGTACTCACGACAAAATTGTGGAACACGTTCGCTGGTTGCCAGATGTTTTAGATGTGATTGACTTGAGTGTGCAAGTGTAA
- a CDS encoding toxin-antitoxin system TumE family protein: MLHLREFVYVEISPDRKMYSYQYMNSENNLIFRYDNTEHHRKLNLTTFPHHTPLLSLSENFCHF; this comes from the coding sequence TTGCTGCATTTAAGGGAATTTGTTTATGTTGAAATATCCCCAGATAGAAAAATGTATAGTTATCAATATATGAATTCAGAGAATAATCTAATTTTTCGCTATGACAATACTGAACATCACCGAAAATTAAATCTGACTACTTTCCCTCATCATACCCCTCTTCTGTCACTCTCCGAAAACTTTTGCCATTTCTGA
- a CDS encoding AIPR family protein: MPKTWNIKIDNYFQANPNCIIATAHVDSFPIDLPLEPNIREPNRKSATYRQIFDSLTTEPAKFFSRHSGIVLSANIVKPSKTSLELEILEASEGGSDGIINGGHTVLAFEQAKNYKYDLTEARVKVTIHIGLTEESAKDIALASNTTTPVDSRSKVNARGDYKFIKQYLTQLERAEDRKFRIAYYQNQSGAPRNAQCNVTHLLKLLYCLDRNKYNPDGNKRTKHPAGMSIPSNITDTERERLTALLPLLSFALWIEQRLYEIIQEHISNPRRKGINDLASIDIRKTTLLPDSKYSFGFGAPTDLALPIIASYRVFLDQDYKWIIPFDKFAEDFLQHLWTNYFRKYLVSEKTAGNTVGTKISRNQEIWESLYISAQSYLNQHLMQMVNSSKEESEAKVIQGTKGRVQAGKK, translated from the coding sequence ATGCCCAAGACTTGGAACATCAAGATAGATAACTATTTTCAAGCCAACCCCAATTGCATCATCGCCACCGCCCATGTAGACTCGTTCCCTATAGACCTACCACTAGAACCCAACATCCGTGAGCCAAACCGCAAAAGCGCGACCTACAGACAAATCTTCGACTCACTGACGACCGAACCTGCAAAATTCTTCTCTCGCCACAGTGGAATCGTCCTGTCAGCTAATATTGTAAAACCAAGCAAAACCTCACTTGAACTAGAAATTTTAGAAGCCTCGGAGGGCGGTAGCGATGGGATTATCAACGGTGGGCATACAGTTTTAGCATTTGAGCAAGCGAAAAATTATAAATATGATTTAACCGAAGCTAGGGTAAAAGTTACAATTCACATTGGACTGACTGAAGAATCAGCCAAAGATATAGCCCTGGCAAGTAATACCACAACGCCAGTAGATTCTCGCTCCAAAGTCAACGCCAGAGGAGATTACAAATTCATCAAGCAGTATTTAACCCAGTTAGAAAGAGCAGAAGATAGAAAATTCCGCATCGCCTATTACCAAAACCAAAGCGGCGCTCCCAGAAATGCTCAGTGCAATGTCACCCATTTACTGAAACTGCTTTACTGCCTCGATAGAAATAAATACAACCCCGACGGCAATAAACGAACCAAACACCCAGCAGGGATGAGTATTCCAAGTAACATCACAGATACAGAAAGAGAAAGATTAACGGCTTTACTGCCTCTGCTATCTTTTGCTTTGTGGATAGAGCAAAGACTATACGAAATAATCCAGGAACATATCAGCAACCCCAGAAGAAAGGGCATCAACGATTTAGCATCAATAGATATACGTAAAACTACCTTGTTGCCAGACAGTAAGTACTCCTTTGGATTTGGTGCGCCAACTGACTTAGCACTACCAATAATTGCATCCTATCGGGTATTTCTGGATCAAGACTATAAGTGGATTATTCCTTTTGACAAATTCGCTGAAGATTTCCTCCAACACCTGTGGACTAACTATTTTCGTAAATACTTGGTGTCGGAGAAAACAGCAGGGAATACAGTCGGTACAAAAATCAGCCGTAATCAAGAGATTTGGGAAAGTTTGTACATTTCGGCGCAAAGTTATCTAAACCAGCACTTGATGCAAATGGTTAATTCTAGTAAGGAAGAGTCAGAAGCGAAGGTGATACAAGGTACAAAAGGGCGTGTGCAAGCAGGTAAGAAATAA
- a CDS encoding WD40 repeat domain-containing protein, producing MFPQKSIYVNWITISLILSILPLFHFPTSFFGYQISAKTLPVPQTKVNQLLSKPLEQPLSKQNGLAVLNPSWQPGTVDVLTIGRSEGGHTLPVRSVGFSPDGQYLASGSADKTIKIWNLAGQKLERTLDDQKQPAQVNALAFSPDGQFLASGGLDGAVRLWDWRNGNLIKTFPKHSNIVTSVVFSPDSQTLASGSGDKTIELWNVRTGDLRRNITEKQWVTSLAFSPDNRTLASGGLGRTVELWNIKTGKFLRTVAKHTHPVNSIAFSPDGKIIASGGGDKTIKLSVVETGNLQASLVGHSDEITSITFSPNGQILVSGSWDKTVKIWNVKTRQKIRDFAENSQRILSVAFSPNGKTFASVSGDNTIKVWQSVK from the coding sequence ATGTTTCCTCAAAAAAGTATTTACGTTAACTGGATTACTATCTCATTAATTCTTTCAATCCTACCTTTATTTCATTTTCCAACTTCTTTCTTTGGATATCAAATATCGGCTAAAACCTTACCTGTCCCTCAAACAAAGGTAAACCAATTATTATCTAAACCGCTTGAACAGCCCCTAAGTAAGCAAAATGGTCTTGCTGTCTTAAATCCTTCTTGGCAACCAGGAACTGTTGACGTGTTGACCATTGGTCGTAGCGAAGGAGGGCATACACTTCCAGTCCGTTCCGTCGGCTTTAGTCCAGACGGTCAATACTTGGCCAGTGGTAGTGCAGACAAAACGATCAAAATCTGGAATTTAGCAGGGCAGAAACTAGAACGCACCCTTGATGATCAAAAACAACCAGCTCAAGTTAATGCCCTTGCCTTTAGCCCAGATGGTCAATTCCTTGCTAGTGGTGGTTTAGATGGTGCTGTTAGGCTATGGGATTGGAGGAATGGAAATCTGATCAAGACCTTTCCTAAGCATTCCAATATTGTTACAAGTGTCGTCTTCAGCCCTGATAGTCAGACTCTTGCTAGTGGTAGTGGTGACAAGACTATTGAATTGTGGAATGTTAGGACGGGTGATTTACGTCGTAACATAACAGAGAAACAATGGGTTACTTCATTAGCCTTTAGCCCAGATAATCGAACCCTTGCTAGTGGTGGTTTAGGCAGGACTGTTGAGTTGTGGAATATAAAAACTGGCAAATTTCTCCGCACGGTTGCCAAGCATACACATCCTGTTAACTCTATTGCTTTTAGCCCAGATGGCAAAATTATCGCCAGTGGCGGTGGAGATAAGACAATTAAACTATCGGTTGTGGAGACGGGGAATTTGCAAGCCTCTCTGGTAGGTCATTCAGATGAAATTACTTCCATTACTTTCAGTCCTAATGGTCAGATTCTCGTGAGTGGTAGTTGGGACAAAACTGTAAAGATATGGAATGTGAAAACTAGACAAAAAATTCGTGATTTTGCAGAAAACTCCCAGCGAATTTTGTCTGTTGCCTTCAGCCCAAATGGAAAAACCTTTGCCAGTGTTAGCGGAGACAATACTATCAAAGTTTGGCAGTCAGTCAAGTAA
- a CDS encoding serine/threonine protein kinase, translating to MNLTHLSEPWIGRRIGDGQRYRLDKRLGTGGMADVFLATDTLIGKQVALKLLKDTFVGSADLRKRFEREVTVSAALKSEHIVEVSDYGVTDEVQPFYVMEYLRGQTLRQLLQQQQRLTVERTVTIISQVCDGLKLAHEGVILWQDQGRWSEHVQVIHRDLKPDNIFLMPTSLGELVKILDFGIAKIRNNYFEHTKLTSMFIGTIHYAAPEQFATKTTGVDRRTDIYSLGMLLYQMLSGTDPFGLGRNPQEISPMSWFVAHTSEQPIPLRSQIDCEYIQPEIEAAVMQCLQKDPDDRFATVDDLKRVLQLAFANESEFSKSTMHFGKEIPVDTDEPDPQNKSIFYLNQTVAESIEKVRTYDLLPNTLIEEAKEEGEEKGQDQKKLQPLLRKATLVAAALAASVSLAIYTFTQLQANLHQAVLESAKQLKAEKKFDECVKKAQAVPQKSSIYVAAQNIINECQLAQAKDLAQNNNILDAIAKLTIIASNSSFYQEAQHLISQWSEKLFTQAQELYLKSYNSQGFENAINMIKAIPKTSSVAKNAHETIQKWQTEWKNNENYLLLAQNALNESKWAEAINQANHVRLLRQPVKQDTHYWQTKMKPIIEKAEEQITASKNTPKPTILPQADRSDSTPRPVKSKSLPRVVRYKSLSKPVRTKSLPRVVRSKSTPKSVWIKSRQKTQPQSPPRLVQSKPPRKTQSEPAPNTGWSKKRL from the coding sequence ATGAACTTAACTCATTTGTCAGAGCCTTGGATAGGTCGCCGTATAGGCGATGGTCAGCGTTATCGTCTAGACAAGCGTTTAGGGACGGGCGGCATGGCAGATGTATTCTTGGCAACGGATACCTTGATAGGTAAGCAAGTAGCGCTAAAGCTACTCAAGGATACATTTGTAGGGTCGGCAGATTTGAGAAAGCGCTTTGAACGTGAAGTAACTGTCTCTGCTGCCCTTAAAAGTGAGCATATTGTTGAGGTCAGTGATTATGGGGTGACTGATGAAGTGCAACCCTTTTACGTCATGGAGTATCTACGTGGGCAGACACTTAGACAATTATTGCAGCAACAACAACGGCTAACTGTAGAGCGGACGGTTACCATTATTAGCCAGGTATGTGACGGACTTAAACTTGCTCATGAAGGGGTCATCCTCTGGCAAGATCAAGGAAGGTGGAGTGAGCATGTACAGGTAATCCATCGTGACTTAAAGCCAGACAATATTTTTCTAATGCCTACATCGTTAGGCGAACTAGTGAAGATTTTGGACTTTGGTATTGCCAAAATCCGTAATAACTATTTTGAACATACAAAATTAACAAGTATGTTCATTGGTACAATTCATTACGCTGCCCCTGAGCAATTTGCAACTAAAACAACAGGTGTAGATAGGCGGACAGATATTTACAGTTTGGGAATGCTACTGTACCAAATGCTCAGTGGAACTGATCCGTTTGGGCTTGGTCGTAATCCCCAAGAAATCAGCCCGATGTCGTGGTTTGTAGCTCACACCTCTGAGCAACCTATACCGCTCAGGTCACAAATAGATTGTGAGTACATTCAGCCAGAAATAGAAGCGGCGGTTATGCAGTGTTTACAAAAGGACCCAGACGATCGCTTTGCCACAGTAGACGACTTGAAACGAGTGCTGCAACTGGCTTTTGCTAATGAAAGCGAGTTCAGCAAATCTACTATGCATTTTGGGAAAGAAATTCCTGTAGACACTGATGAGCCGGACCCCCAAAATAAAAGTATTTTCTATTTGAATCAAACAGTTGCAGAATCAATAGAAAAAGTTAGAACATATGATTTGCTCCCAAATACCTTAATAGAGGAGGCAAAAGAAGAAGGAGAGGAAAAAGGGCAGGATCAGAAAAAATTACAGCCACTTTTACGTAAAGCAACACTTGTGGCTGCTGCTCTTGCCGCAAGTGTAAGTTTGGCTATTTACACTTTTACTCAATTGCAAGCCAACCTGCATCAGGCTGTTTTAGAGAGCGCCAAGCAGCTAAAAGCTGAAAAAAAGTTTGACGAGTGCGTCAAGAAAGCACAAGCAGTGCCACAGAAATCAAGTATTTATGTTGCTGCTCAAAATATAATAAACGAGTGTCAGCTTGCACAAGCTAAAGATTTGGCGCAAAACAACAATATTTTGGATGCGATCGCAAAACTCACTATCATCGCATCAAATAGTAGTTTTTACCAAGAAGCTCAACACTTAATTAGCCAATGGTCTGAAAAGCTTTTTACACAAGCTCAAGAACTATACCTCAAATCTTACAACTCCCAAGGCTTTGAAAACGCAATTAATATGATCAAAGCTATTCCGAAAACTAGCTCTGTTGCCAAAAATGCTCACGAAACCATCCAAAAATGGCAAACTGAGTGGAAAAACAATGAAAATTATCTACTGTTAGCTCAGAATGCACTCAATGAAAGCAAGTGGGCAGAAGCAATAAATCAAGCTAATCATGTAAGACTACTTAGACAACCAGTAAAGCAAGATACCCATTATTGGCAAACTAAGATGAAGCCAATTATTGAAAAAGCAGAGGAACAGATAACAGCTAGTAAAAATACTCCCAAACCAACAATTCTTCCACAAGCAGATCGGTCTGATTCGACACCAAGACCAGTTAAGTCTAAATCTTTACCAAGAGTAGTTAGATATAAATCACTATCAAAACCAGTTCGGACTAAATCTTTACCAAGAGTAGTGAGGTCTAAATCAACACCAAAATCAGTTTGGATTAAATCACGACAAAAAACTCAACCTCAGTCACCACCAAGACTAGTTCAGTCTAAACCCCCGCGAAAAACCCAGTCTGAGCCTGCACCAAATACAGGTTGGAGCAAAAAGAGATTGTAA
- a CDS encoding phage tail protein, with amino-acid sequence MAAPKPSNRGGQKPSNSSGQKPSNRGGQKPSNSSSQKPSNRGGQKPSNSSGQKSISNVENYVTTNRFYIEIEENTVASFSECSGISIDVEKEVYQEGGVNDQQRISLGHTRFSDITLKRGTTDDNTFSQWLSELFEQTTQRRNVNIVTYNQAGDIMKSWCLIGAIPVGWKLPSLEANGNTVAVEELTLAFEGLKISKQSAGGDAVSRDATGYFAESAWE; translated from the coding sequence ATGGCTGCACCAAAACCCAGTAATCGAGGTGGACAAAAACCTAGTAATTCAAGTGGTCAAAAACCCAGTAATCGAGGTGGGCAAAAACCTAGTAATTCAAGTAGTCAAAAACCCAGTAATCGAGGTGGACAAAAACCTAGTAATTCAAGTGGTCAAAAATCCATTTCTAACGTTGAGAACTACGTCACAACCAACCGATTCTATATAGAAATTGAAGAAAATACAGTTGCCTCATTCTCGGAATGTTCGGGTATCAGTATTGACGTAGAAAAAGAGGTATATCAAGAGGGTGGCGTAAACGATCAGCAAAGAATTAGCTTAGGACACACTCGTTTTTCAGATATCACACTAAAACGGGGCACAACTGACGACAATACCTTTTCACAGTGGTTAAGCGAATTATTTGAGCAAACAACGCAACGACGCAACGTTAATATTGTGACCTATAACCAAGCTGGGGATATCATGAAGAGCTGGTGCCTAATTGGTGCCATTCCAGTGGGGTGGAAACTCCCAAGTTTAGAGGCTAATGGCAATACGGTTGCAGTTGAAGAATTAACTTTAGCCTTTGAGGGTTTAAAAATTAGTAAGCAGTCGGCTGGTGGCGATGCAGTCTCTAGGGATGCGACGGGATATTTTGCTGAGAGCGCCTGGGAATGA
- a CDS encoding CIS tube protein, which produces MQLVKAKLMVHSDPSGQAKDIEFMFNPSELDFTRQVIWHSDIGQRGSTLLPKVNFSGVEPYSFTLQNLLFDTYEKKTSVLKEYIDNIKKGATARSTALTRPPVYILTWQDSYFHCVMTSLNYRLTLFLADGTPVKAIVNIALREVDPEDMSGGKPPGSKKPPGSKKPPGSKKPPSPKPRSKR; this is translated from the coding sequence ATGCAACTTGTAAAAGCAAAACTGATGGTGCATAGCGACCCCAGCGGGCAGGCCAAAGATATTGAGTTCATGTTTAATCCGTCAGAACTTGATTTCACTCGTCAAGTAATTTGGCATAGTGATATAGGTCAGCGGGGAAGCACGTTATTGCCAAAAGTTAATTTTTCTGGAGTAGAACCCTATTCGTTTACATTACAAAATTTGTTATTTGATACTTATGAAAAAAAGACATCTGTTCTTAAGGAATATATTGACAATATTAAAAAGGGTGCAACGGCTCGTAGCACTGCTCTTACTCGTCCGCCAGTCTATATTTTGACCTGGCAAGATAGCTATTTTCACTGTGTTATGACGAGTTTGAACTATCGACTCACTTTATTTTTAGCTGATGGTACCCCGGTTAAAGCGATCGTTAATATTGCGCTCCGAGAAGTCGATCCTGAAGATATGTCGGGGGGCAAACCACCTGGGTCAAAAAAACCACCTGGGTCGAAAAAACCACCTGGGTCGAAAAAACCACCCTCGCCGAAGCCAAGGTCGAAGCGGTAA